One genomic window of Corticium candelabrum chromosome 21, ooCorCand1.1, whole genome shotgun sequence includes the following:
- the LOC134196773 gene encoding uncharacterized protein LOC134196773 encodes MHPKVRILAYLDDVFVLGHPTDIQSAFQDLKKSFFAINMIIADSKCEIYCPSTRDPVEGFDCIPVTDDGAIFLGAPVGTPSFVASSCSNIAKSKFLLCNELVQLGDIQSAMLLLRGSHVPCLNHLARLVRPELLTQAASIHDSQTRKTFCHLLGFNEIEDMPWRQAVLPIRLGGFGMTSLAFVSQPAFVASWAHAIVELPLRFPSLFPAVDSLVNSTTGALSNALTQSVPDGKHISEYLTSAGKVQHQLSMSFARCEAEILFTDAPTARDAARHRSTKGKGAGAWLNAIPTSEVLALNSYEYRLASLLRLGLPIPLSDWMTTCNCGASLDSSGYHLLTCKTGGGPVWSHESLASVWSDCLRELHIHHRREPRHRYANSNDRPDIVAFDSDSGCNVDLDIALAHPWSSDIFPRSSETDGAAAERREERKKSKYEKECLPGGTAVSLIPLVMEHFGRWGVMGRNFLQKLAKKSCDEIGRPNAAEFLDFWRKRFSLQLQKCNAKVILRKMASLSSDTSSAKYSTQFFSH; translated from the coding sequence ATGCATCCGAAGGTTCGTATCTTGGCATACTTGGACGACGTCTTTGTACTGGGTCACCCTACGGATATTCAGTCTGCCTTTCAAGATCTGAAAAAGTCTTTTTTTGCCATCAACATGATCATTGCAGATTCAAAGTGTGAGATCTACTGCCCTTCTACACGTGATCCTGTTGAAGGCTTTGACTGCATACCAGTCACTGATGATGGAGCCATCTTTCTTGGAGCACCCGTAGGCACACCTTCATTTGTTGCCTCCTCTTGCTCGAACATCGCAAAGTCAAAATTCTTACTGTGTAACGAACTTGTTCAATTGGGAGACATACAGAGTGCCATGCTCTTGTTGAGAGGCTCTCACGTCCCTTGCCTGAATCACTTGGCACGCTTAGTTCGTCCTGAGTTGCTCACACAAGCAGCTTCAATTCACGACTctcagacaagaaagacattttGCCATCTACTTGGGTTCAACGAGATTGAGGACATGCCTTGGCGCCAAGCTGTTTTGCCAATTAGACTTGGTGGCTTTGGCATGACTTCGTTGGCTTTTGTGTCGCAGCCTGCctttgttgcatcctgggcTCACGCCATTGTGGAACTGCCTCTTCGTTTTCCAAGTCTCTTTCCAGCTGTTGACAGCCTAGTTAATTCAACTACTGGGGCTCTTAGTAACGCCCTGACCCAATCTGTCCCTGATGGAAAGCATATTTCCGAATATCTGACATCTGCAGGCAAAGTTCAGCATCAGCTATCCATGTCATTTGCTCGCTGTGAGGCAGAAATCTTGTTCACAGATGCACCCACAGcccgagatgcagcacgacATCGATCTACAaaaggaaaaggagctggtgcatggctgaaCGCAATCCCGACTTCAGAAGTGCTCGCACTAAATTCTTACGAGTATCGTTTAGCGTCCTTGCTGAGGTTGGGCTTGCCCATTCCACTTTCTGACTGgatgacaacatgcaactgtgGTGCCTCCCTGGACAGCagtgggtaccatctgctaaCATGCAAAACCGGTGGAGGGCCAGTTTGGTCGCACGAATCGCTTGCATCAGTCTGGTCTGATTGCCTGCGGGAGCTGCACATCCATCATCGAAGGGAACCGAGGCATCGGTATGCCAATTCCAATGACCGGCCAGACATTGTAGCCTTCGACTCAGACTCTGGGTGCAATGTGGATCTGGACATAGCtctagcacacccatggagctcgGACATCTTCCCTAGATCTTCGGAAACAGATGGCGCCGCTgctgagagaagagaggagagaaaaaagtcaaaatacGAGAAGGAATGTCTACCAGGTGGAACTGCTGTCAGTCTCATTCCTCTGgttatggagcattttggacgcTGGGGTGTCATGGGAAGAAACTTCCTGcagaaactagcaaagaaatcatgtgacgaaattggtagaccaaacgctgcagagttccttgacttttggcgaaaaagattctcccttcagctgcaaaaatgcaatgccaaagtcatactgaggaagatggcaagcttgtcaagtgacacaagtagcgctaagtactcaacccagttctttagccactag
- the LOC134196820 gene encoding uncharacterized protein LOC134196820 — MSSAEKCPYESCHVSDTLKRVLCHIRDAHDPNLLPGDFIARLNLLQCSFCKRWYLKLNQHTSQCRSRKSVSDGQRSSQGHTTLGASSPPGRNVRKTLSELPPSLTVPDSFSGDSACHNPPQRVSLQDAHADLETAAWNIIRDLPSDAILKAIPPRVVQTIKPAARALFHDCCAVALRKIHDNPGDELAWKLLFLIPRMILTPMVRGGRHGFRDVKVRYQKFLSWNWSDLLQLNGSTSKKTPRCSDKARRAATLRLVRCGELSRASRLLTSKGLAPASEDTTAKLASKHPSRATGLHLPSLSQDSIKLSSSALFDAIRRAPRGSGAGLSGWRFEHLKVLLENELTADCLFSACSAIARGILPAAAVTLFSSSRLIALPKSNGDIRPIAVGEAIRRLTARAICQQKKELFSSFFCPIQHGVATECGTELIVHHIELLLQHNPDWVVLKSDVRNAFNSISRQQMLEQVVGSFPDILNHVAQMYGRISPLKGSIKATRWGQFYLPLPFILF; from the exons ATGTCTTCTGCCGAGAAATGTCCATACGAGTCTTGTCATGTTTCGGACACACTGAAGAGAGTTCTGTGTCATATCCGCGACGCTCACGACCCGAATCTCCTCCCAGGGGATTTCATCGCTCGCCTGAATCTTCTTCAGTGCTCATTCTGCAAAAGATGGTACTTGAAGTTGAATCAACACACTTCTCAATGCCGTTCTCGGAAATCCGTTTCTGATGGTCAACGGTCAAGTCAGGGCCATACTACACTCGGCGCATCGTCACCTCCTGGAAGGAACGTCCGGAAGACCCTTTCTGAGTTGCCGCCGTCTCTTACAGTGCCGGATTCATTCTCTGGAGATTCCGCTTGTCATAATCCACCTCAGCGCGTGTCCCTACAGGATGCCCATGCTGACCTAGAGACTGCAGCCTGGAACATTATCCGGGATCTGCCCTCGGATGCCATTCTCAAGGCCATTCCCCCACGGGTTGTACAAACTATCAAGCCTGCTGCACGAGCACTCTTTCACGACTGTTGTGCTGTGGCCCTTCGAAAGATCCATGACAATCCCGGTGACGAGCTAGCATGGAAGCTGCTCTTCCTCATTCCACGCATGATTCTCACGCCTATGGTCAGGGGAGGACGTCATGGCTTTCGTGACGTCAAAGTGAGGTATCAGAAATTTCTCAGTTGGAATTGGTCGGATCTACTTCAGCTAAATGGATCAACTTCAAAGAAGACGCCTCGTTGTAGTGATAAAGCACGGAGAGCCGCTACCCTGAGGTTGGTGAGATGTGGAGAGCTTTCAAGAGCTTCCAGGTTGTTAACCAGCAAAGGCCTAGCTCCTGCCTCAGAAGATACCACAGCAAAGCTGGCTTCCAAGCACCCTTCCAGAGCCACGGGGTTGCATCTTCCTTCTTTGTCTCAAGATTCAATCAAACTGTCAAGCTCAGCGCTGTTTGATGCCATTAGACGAGCTCCACGGGGTTCTGGTGCAGGTCTCTCAGGCTGGCGCTTCGAGCATTTGAAAGTTCTACTTGAAAACGAGCTCACAGCAGATTGTCTTTTTTCCGCTTGTTCGGCTATTGCTAGAGGCATATTGCCTGCTGCTGCAGTAACCCTCTTTTCTTCATCTCGGCTAATTGCTCTGCCCAAGTCCAATGGCGACATACGACCTATTGCAGTTGGTGAAGCTATACGCAGGCTGACAGCTCGAGCTATATGTCAACAAAAAAAGGAACTGTTCTCAAGCTTCTTCTGCCCCATCCAGCATGGTGTGGCAACCGAGTGTGGCACTGAGCTGATTGTCCATCACATTGAGCTACTCCTCCAGCACAATCCCGACTGGGTTGTATTAAAATCTGATGTCAGAAATGCATTCAATTCCATcagcagacaacagatgttggAGCAAGTGGTCGGGTCATTTCCAGATATCTTGAATCATGTAGCTCAGATGTATGGGAGGATCAGCCCATTG AAGGGGTCCATCAAGGCGACCCGCTGGGGCCAGTTCTATTTGCCACTGCCATTCATTCTGTTCTAA